The genomic window GGAGAACGTCCAGATCAATATTGGCAAGGTCGAGGAAGAGGAGGAAGAATGGGAGCCGATGGGTCCTTATCCGATGCCAAAGATGGCTGATCTCAGAAACTGGGATTACAAGCTACTTAACAGGTATAAACCCTTCTACGCACCGCTCTGTGACGTCTGTGCGCTCTGTACCTATGGGAAGTGCGATCTTTCCGGGAACAAGTACGGTGCATGTGGTATAAGGATGGATGCGATGCAGGGCAGGATCGTGCTTCTTGCATGTCTTGTCGGGGCCTCGGCACACATGGCACATGGCAGGCACATGATACACGACCTTGAGCATCGATGGGGCGTTGATGTACCGTTAGATCTCGGAACAGAGATCAACGTACCAGCACCGCTGACACAGCTTATCACCGGGATTAAACCAAAGTCGATCCGTGATTTCCTGCCTGTTCTTGACTACATTGAGGAGAATATTGTGCAGCTTGCAGATGCACTCCACACAGGACAGGAAGGATCAGCAGATGACTTTGAGTCAAAAGCACTCCAGATGGGGATGCTCGACTCACTCGGTAAAGAGGTCGCCGATATGGTGCAGATCGCATACTATAATATGCCACATGGTGAGAGCAACCAGCCATTCTTCGAGGTTGGGATGGGTTCGATCGACACAAATAAGCCAACGATCATCGTCATCGGGCACAACGCACCTCCATCGTTTGATATCGTAGACTATCTGACCGAGAAAGGTCTCGAGGATGAGGTGGAGCTTGGTGGTATATGCTGTACATCGATCGATATAACACGGAAATATCAGAAGGCAAAGATCGCATCAGGGCTTGGCAGACAGCTCAGGGTTATCAGGGCTGGATTTGCAGATGTGATCGTGATCGATGAACAGTGTATCAGGGCGGATATCCTGAAGCAGGCAAAGATCGTTGGATCGCCGGTCATCTGCACGAACGATAAAGCGATGCACGGGCTTGTCGATCGCACAGGCGATGACCAGGATGAGATAATCGATGATCTTGTTGAAGGAAGGGTCCCAGGTGTTGTGATCCTTGATCCATTCCAGGTCGGGAAGGTCGCTGTCGAGGTTGCAAGGAAGATGCACCCGAAGCGGGCAAAGAAGGAGTATATCCTCAGTGATGAAGCGTTCAAAGAATACCTTGAGTCATGTACGATGTGTGGCAGCTGTACGTTCGCATGTCCACAGGGATTGAGGATCGGAGGAGCAAACAAGAAAGCACTCGAGGGTGATTTAGAGCCGCTTATAAAGATGTTTGATCAATGTGTTGGGTGTGGCAGGTGTGAACAGGTCTGCAAGAAGCACATCCCGATCGTTGATGTTATGGTGAAAGCTGCACGCCCGGTTATTGAGAAAGAGAAGGGCAAGATGAGGGCAGGCAGAGGTCCTGTGAGAGATACTGAGATCAGACAGGTCGGAGCGCCGCTTGTGCTTGGAACAATCCCTGGTATTATCGCACCGATTGGATGCGGAAACTACCCCAACGGAACAAAGGATGTATACACGATCGTTGATGAGTTTGCATCGAGGGGTTACATCGTGACCCTGACAGGGTGCATGGCGATCGATTGTGGATTCCATCTGGATGATGAAGGAAAATCGGTGTATGAGAAGTATCCTGATGACTTTGATAAGGGATGCGTGCTTAATATCGGGTCATGTGTCGCAAACGCACACATACACGGTGCTGCTATCAAGGTTGCATCGATCTTTGCCAGGAGGCAGATCAGAGGAAACTATGATGAGATCGCAGACTATATCATAAACAGGGTAGGAGCATGTGGTGTTGCATGGGGTGCGATGTCACAGAAGGCAGCATCGATTGCAACAGGTTTCAACAGGCTCGGTGTTCCCGCGGTTGTGGGTCCACACGGTGTTAAGTACAGAAGGGCATTCCTTGGGCGAAGGGATCTACCAGAGCGATGGAAGGTCTATGATACAAGAAACGGAGAAGAACTCTATTGCGAGCCATGTCCTGAGCATCTGCTTGTTGCAGCAGAGACGATAGAAGAGTGTCTACCACTGATGGCAAAACTCTGCTTCAGGGTTGCTGATACGTCCCCTGGACGAATGATCAAGCTGACACACTACATCGACCTCTCGATGAAGTACCTGAAAATAATGCCCCCAGACTGGCACCTCTATGTGAGAAGTGAGACCGACCTTCCGCTTGCAAAGAAGGAGTACTACCTGCAGCTTCTTGAGGAGGAGCAGGATTGGAAGATCGACTGGAAGACGAAGAAGATCATTTCAGGTCCAGTGAAAGGCGTGGATCCATCGTTTAATCCAACGCTACTTGAACGATTACTACCGGAGAAGAGGTGATAAAATATGGGTTGTGATTCTTGTGGGGGTTCATGCTCTCCACAAAATTATATTTCGTTTGACGTAGGAAACACACATGGTCCAGAGAGCGGCAGGCTGGCAGCACCAGAAGCAATCGGGAGATTGATAAAATCTGCAAAGCGACCGCTCTTGATCGTGGGTTCAGAGATACTTGAGGATGATGGTATGCTCGACAGGGCGATCGCCATCGGTAAGAAAGGAATTCCGATCGCTGCAACAGGTCCTGCTATTCGGGGTTTTGTTGAGCGTGAGTACGATGGAGAGGTATACTATTACCAGCTCCATGAGCTTACCAACTGTATCCTTGATCCGGAATGGAAGGGACTTGATGGTCAGGGCAATTACGATGTCGTGGTCTTCTTCGGGATTATATACTACTATGCATCAGCAATGCTATCAGCGATCAAGAACTTTGGAACCGATCCGTTGATACGTGGTGTCTCGATCGATAAGTACTACCATCCACACGCCCGTATGACCTTTGGGAACTATAGCCCAAAGCGCCAGGCAGAATATTTAGAGATGCTGGATAAGTTAATTTCTGTATTATAAAGGAGGTTTTAAATGGCAGAAGAGTTTCCATTTGAGATTAGCCCGATGTATGAGGGCGAGCGAGTAAGAAAAGGAGATATGTATGTCGAGCTTGGAGGATCAACGAAGGATGGCTTCGAGCTTGTACAGGTGGTTGACGATCCGAACGAGGTTGAGGACGGAAAGGTCACGATCATCGGACCTGACATCCTCGATATGAAAGAGGGAGAGGCGTACCCCTATGGTATGATCTACAAGGTAGCAGGTGAGAAGCTTGAGAAGGATCTTGAGGCGGTCCTTGAGCGAAGGCATCACGAGTTCCAGCCATACATGCAGGGGTACATGCACTTAAACCAGCGGTATGATATCTGGGTACGTATCAGCAAGGACATGATCAAGAACGGACTGAAATCATTTGAACAGATCGCAAAAGCGACGATGATGCTCTACAAGAACGAGCTCCCATTCATTGAGAAGATGGAAGCGATCTATATCACAGATGAAGAGAAGGTGAAGGAAGAGCTTGCAAAGGCGATGGAAATCTACAGGGCAAGGGATGAGCGAGCACGTGCGATGCATGATGAGGATGCGGACGTCTTCTATGGCTGCACACTCTGTCAGGCGTTTGCACCAACAAGCGTCTGTGTCGTAACACCCGATCGAACATCACTCTGTGGTGCGATGACATGGTTTGACTGCAGAGCCGCTGCAAAAGTAGATCCAGAAGGACCAAATTTCCCAATAGAGAAGGGTGAGTGCCTGGATGAGCTGAAGGGTGAGTACACTGGGGTCAACGAAAAAGCGGTTGAGCTATCAGGTGGTGAGTATGACAGGATAATGCTCTACACGTTTATGGAGTACCCACACACATCCTGTGGTTGCTTCGAGGTGATCGGGTTCTACATGCCCGAGGTGCAGGCGATCGGATGGGTCGATCGAAACTTCCCAGCTGCAACACCTAACGGACTTCCATTCTCCTCGATGGCAGGGCAGGCTGGTGGTGGTAAGCAGACACTCGGATTCCTCGGTATCGGTATTCAGTACTTCTTCTCCCCGAAGTTCCTTCAGGGTGAGGGAGGATGGACAACCACGGCATGGATGCCAAAGGCGCTGAAAGATCGTGTACTCGAGGCGATTCCCGAGGATATGCGTGATAAGATCGCAACAGAGGAGGATGTAACAGACATCACCCAGCTGATGGAGTTCATGAAGAAGGTCAATCATCCGATGGTTGCAAAATGGGCAGCAGAGGAAGAGGAAGAAGTCGAAGAGGCTGCAGAAGCAGCAGCACCAGAGGCAGCAGCAATGCCACAGATGCCAATGATGCAGCCTGGCATGATGCCACAGATGCAACTTCCCGCATTTGCACCTTCTGGTGGAGCAGCAGGCGGGATCAAGCTGGTTTTGAAGAACGCCAATATCAAGGTGGAGAAGATAATACTCAAGAAGAAGGAGTGATCCTTCTCTCTTCTTTTTCATATTTTTCACAGAAATGACAACCATCGTGATATCTGGAAAGGGCGGCACAGGAAAGACAAATATAGCCGCGCTTCTCGTTCGGATTCTCTCGGAAAATAAACTTGTTCTTGCGATAGATGCAGATCCTGATACCAACCTGGCTGATGCACTCGGTTTTCCCGTTACAAAGACGGTAGGTGACATCA from Candidatus Syntrophoarchaeum caldarius includes these protein-coding regions:
- a CDS encoding acetyl-CoA decarbonylase/synthase alpha subunit; this encodes MEEIGGKFKIEGWENVQINIGKVEEEEEEWEPMGPYPMPKMADLRNWDYKLLNRYKPFYAPLCDVCALCTYGKCDLSGNKYGACGIRMDAMQGRIVLLACLVGASAHMAHGRHMIHDLEHRWGVDVPLDLGTEINVPAPLTQLITGIKPKSIRDFLPVLDYIEENIVQLADALHTGQEGSADDFESKALQMGMLDSLGKEVADMVQIAYYNMPHGESNQPFFEVGMGSIDTNKPTIIVIGHNAPPSFDIVDYLTEKGLEDEVELGGICCTSIDITRKYQKAKIASGLGRQLRVIRAGFADVIVIDEQCIRADILKQAKIVGSPVICTNDKAMHGLVDRTGDDQDEIIDDLVEGRVPGVVILDPFQVGKVAVEVARKMHPKRAKKEYILSDEAFKEYLESCTMCGSCTFACPQGLRIGGANKKALEGDLEPLIKMFDQCVGCGRCEQVCKKHIPIVDVMVKAARPVIEKEKGKMRAGRGPVRDTEIRQVGAPLVLGTIPGIIAPIGCGNYPNGTKDVYTIVDEFASRGYIVTLTGCMAIDCGFHLDDEGKSVYEKYPDDFDKGCVLNIGSCVANAHIHGAAIKVASIFARRQIRGNYDEIADYIINRVGACGVAWGAMSQKAASIATGFNRLGVPAVVGPHGVKYRRAFLGRRDLPERWKVYDTRNGEELYCEPCPEHLLVAAETIEECLPLMAKLCFRVADTSPGRMIKLTHYIDLSMKYLKIMPPDWHLYVRSETDLPLAKKEYYLQLLEEEQDWKIDWKTKKIISGPVKGVDPSFNPTLLERLLPEKR
- a CDS encoding CO dehydrogenase beta subunit/acetyl-CoA synthase epsilon subunit, producing MGCDSCGGSCSPQNYISFDVGNTHGPESGRLAAPEAIGRLIKSAKRPLLIVGSEILEDDGMLDRAIAIGKKGIPIAATGPAIRGFVEREYDGEVYYYQLHELTNCILDPEWKGLDGQGNYDVVVFFGIIYYYASAMLSAIKNFGTDPLIRGVSIDKYYHPHARMTFGNYSPKRQAEYLEMLDKLISVL
- a CDS encoding bifunctional acetyl-CoA decarbonylase/synthase complex subunit alpha/beta, whose translation is MAEEFPFEISPMYEGERVRKGDMYVELGGSTKDGFELVQVVDDPNEVEDGKVTIIGPDILDMKEGEAYPYGMIYKVAGEKLEKDLEAVLERRHHEFQPYMQGYMHLNQRYDIWVRISKDMIKNGLKSFEQIAKATMMLYKNELPFIEKMEAIYITDEEKVKEELAKAMEIYRARDERARAMHDEDADVFYGCTLCQAFAPTSVCVVTPDRTSLCGAMTWFDCRAAAKVDPEGPNFPIEKGECLDELKGEYTGVNEKAVELSGGEYDRIMLYTFMEYPHTSCGCFEVIGFYMPEVQAIGWVDRNFPAATPNGLPFSSMAGQAGGGKQTLGFLGIGIQYFFSPKFLQGEGGWTTTAWMPKALKDRVLEAIPEDMRDKIATEEDVTDITQLMEFMKKVNHPMVAKWAAEEEEEVEEAAEAAAPEAAAMPQMPMMQPGMMPQMQLPAFAPSGGAAGGIKLVLKNANIKVEKIILKKKE